A stretch of DNA from Rathayibacter sp. VKM Ac-2762:
CAGCTGGGTCGTCGTGCGGATCGTCGTCGCCCCGGTGCGGGTCGCGGCCGAGACGAGCCAGCGCCTCGCCGCCGGCGACTTCGACGTGCGGATCCCCGAGCGGGGCCAGGACGTGATCGCGACCCTCGCCCGGTCCTTCAACGGCATGGCCGACAGTTTGCAGGACCGGATCAGCGAACTCGCGACGCTCAGCCAGGTCCAGCAGCGCTTCGTCTCGGACGTCTCGCACGAGCTCCGGACGCCGCTGACGACGATGAAGCTGGCGGGGGACGTGCTCTACGACCAGCGCGAGGACTTCGCCCCGGTCGCCGAGCGCACGGTCGAGCTGCTGCACAGCCAGATCGACCGCTTCGAGAGCCTCCTCGCCGACCTGCTCGAGATCTCCCGCCACGACGCGGGGTCGGCCGAGCTCGAGCTCGAGCCGGTCAACCTGGTGAAGCTGGCCGGCGACGAGATCGAGGCGATGCGGGGGATCGCGGAGGCGAACGGCTCCCGGCTCACTCTCTCCGCCCCGGGCGGCTACTTCGACGCCGACCTCGATCCGCGCCGCATCCGCCGGATCGTCCGCAACCTGCTGGGCAACGCGATCGAGCACGGCGACGGCCGCGAGGTCGTCGTCACCGTCGACAGCAACGCCAGCGCGGTCGCCCTCGCCGTGCGCGACTACGGGCACGGCATGAGCAGCGAGGAGGTGGTGCGCGTCTTCGACCGCTTCTGGCGCGCCGATCCGTCCCGCCGCCGCACGCTCGGCGGCACCGGCCTCGGCCTCTCCATCGCGCAGGAGGACACCGCCCTGCACCACGGCTGGCTGCAGGTCTGGTCCGTGCCCGATCGCGGCGCCTGCTTCCGCCTGACCGTGCCCCGGCACCGCGGCGAGCGGATCGAGGCCTCGCCGCTCCCGCTGCCCCCGGTCGACGCGGGCGAGCAGGCCTACAGCGGCCCGATCGTCCTCCCGCCGCTGCAGGCTCCTCCGGTCGGGGCCGCGGGGGTGCTCCCGTGAGGCGCGGCGTCCTCCGCGCCGTCGCGGCCGCCGCCTTGCTCGCGCTCGGGCTGGCCGGGTGCGCCGGCATCCCGCGGGACGGCGACGTCGGAGTCGGACGGCCCGACACCGCGCCGCAGGACCTCCAGTACGACTTCCTCCCGTCGGGACCCGCCGTCGGTGCGTCGCAGCGCGACATCCTGACCGGCTTCATCGACGCCGCGTCGAGCCCGCAGAACAACTACAAGATCGCCCGCGAGTTCCTCTCCACCGGAGCCGACTGGACGCCGGGCGAGCACGTGACGGTCGACGAGGGCCAGCGCTCGGCCTCGCCGCAGTCGGGATCCACGCTCTCGCTGACGATCACGCCCGTCGCCGAGGTCGACGCGACCGGCGTCTACACCGACGTCGCCACCACGGCCGGCCTGACCCTCGACTACGGCTTCGTCCAGGAGAACGGCGAGTGGCGCATCAGCGCGCCGCCGAGCGGCGTGGTGATCGACCGCACCACCTTCGAGCAGGTCTTCTCGACGCACGCGCTCTACTTCTTCGACCCCGGATACCAGTACCTCGTGCCGGACCTGCGCTGGTTCGCCTCGCGCGCCGACAGCTCCACCAGCACCACGATCGTCACCGAGCTGCTGCGCGGCCCCACACCGTGGCTGCGGGACTCCGCCGCCGTCGTGTCGGCCTTCCCGACCGGGACGACGCTGGCGGCCGAGACCGTCCCGGTCGAGTCGCAGCGCGCCGTGGTCGACCTGAACCCGGCCGCTCTCGAGGCCGATCCGGCGCAGTGGCGGCTGATGGCCCTGCAGCTGAACCGGAGCCTCGCGAACGTCTCGAACGTCACCGGAGTCGCGCTCTCCGTCGAGCAGAACCCGATCGACGTCCCCTCCGAGGTCACCGGCCTGCCGACCTCGCCCCGCGTCGACACCCGGCCGCTCGTGCTGACCGACGACGCTTTCGGATTCCTCGGCTCCTCCGGGCTGGCCGGCCTCGGGATCTCGGATCGGATCGAGGCGCTGCAGCCGCGGGCCGCGGTCCTCGGCGAGCAGCGCGGGGCCGACTCGGACGCATCGGCCGCCGTGCTCACCGCCGCGGGCGTGAGCCTCGTGGAGCCCGACGGTGCCGACGTCCTCCTCGACGCGCGGTCGGGCCTCGTCGCGCCGACGATCGATCCGCTCGGGTACGTGTGGTCCGTGCCGTCGGCCTCGCCCGGGCAGCTGGTGGCGTACTCCGCGGACGGCTCGCGCTCGATGCAGGTCGCGACGGCCTGGAGCGAGGTCGAGTCGCTCGCCTCGATCGCCGTGTCGCGCGACGGCACCCGGATGCTGGCGCTCGCCCAGGACGGGCAGCAGGCCACGGTGCTGGTGGCCGGCATCACCCGCTCACGGGACGGCGACCCGGTGGCGGTCGGCGAGCCGGTCGTCCTCCGCTCGACCCTGGGGACCGCGGTCGCCGCGGCCTGGACGGACGAGCTCGACGTGGTGTCGGTCGTGCGCGGCTCGACGGGGGAGGACGCCGTCACGATGAACCTGCTCGGCGGAGGCGCCACGGCGCTCGGCACGACGACGGGCACGGTCCAGATCGCCGCGGGCAACACCTCGACCCAGGTCCGCATCCTCGCCGAGGGCGGGGAGCTCCGGCAGCAGCGGGGCTCGGCCTGGCAGACGACCGCGACGGACATCCGGCTGCTCGCGACGCAGACCGGCATGGGGTCCTGACGGGTCCTGTCGGCGACGACGAGCCCTGTCGACGACGGCGCTCCCCGGATGCTCCTCCCCAGGCGCGTCGGGCGGGCGGATCGTCCCGATCCGACGTATCAGCCCTCCGCGCCGCGGCCCGGACGGCGAGCGTGGAAGGCATGCTCTCCGATCACCTGCTCGACGCCCTCGCCGTCCTCCTCCCGCTGGAGTGCCCCGCCTGCGGAGAGCCGACGAGCCGGGCGCCCTGTCCGGACTGCTCGGCCGACGCGGCCGCCTCGGCCTGCCTGCTGACCCGCGTCGTCGGACCGCCGGACGATCCGCTCCTCGTCGTCACCGGTGCCCCGTACGAGGGCACGGTGCGCCGCCTCGTCGTCGCGCTGAAGGAGGAGGGCCGCACGGCCTGCCTCGCCCCGCTCGGCGCGCTGCTGCGTCCGGCCCTCGGCGCGGCGCTCGCCGGCAGCCCCGCGATCCTGGTCGTCCCGCCCGGCTCCTGGCTCGGTCGCGTGCGGCGGGGCGCCGATCCCGTCGCGCAGCTGGTCGCCGCGGCGGGAGGGCGGGCGGCGCGTCCTCTCCGGCGGTCGCGGATGGTCCGCGACCAGGTCGGGCTCGGCCGCGTCGAGCGGCGCGGCAACCTCGACGGGGCGTTCCGCGCCCGCCGTCCGCTCTCGTCGTGGCCGCCGGTGGTCCTCGTCGACGACGTGGTCACCTCCGGCGCGACCCTGCTCGAGCTCCGGCGCGCCGTGCGTGCGGCCGGCGGGACGGTCCGGGCCGCGGCGGCCCTGGCCGGCACCGCGCAACGAGGAGGGAACGTAGCAGCAGAATCCGGACGAACTCCCGGTGACGATCCGGTGGCCGGGGTCTACGGTGGGGGCACGGCGTGAACGGTCCGCCCCGGAGAAAGGCGGCACGCCGTACTCGACTGGGAGGTTGTCATGGACATCGACATCACAGGACGCAACATCGACATCACCGATCGCTTCCGCGCGTACGCGACGGAGAAGTCGGACAAGGTGGCGCACCTCGCCGATCGTGCTCTCGCACTCGAGATCAAGGCGAGCAGGCACGCCGAGGGCAAGGGCTCGGCCGGCGGCGACCGCGTGGAGCTGACGCTGATCGGCAAGGGGCCCGTGGTCCGGGCCGAGGCGAGCGGAGCCGACAAGTACGCGGCGTTCGACGTCGCCATCGGCCGGCTGCTCGAACGGGTGAGACGCGCCAAGGACCGGAAGAAGGTCCATCGGGGCCAGCATCGGCCGACCTCGCTCCGAGACGCGGCCGCCGACGACTTCAGCGTCGTCGCCATCCAGCCGGCCGACGCGGCGGTGCTGGAGCAGCTGAGCACGGGCGTCATCCCCGTGCAGGAGGCGCCGGAGCCGGTGGAGGACGAGGTCGAGGAGCCGTACTGCCCCGTCGTCATCCGCAAGAAGGTCTTCGCCTCCGTCTCGATGACCGTCGACGACGCCGTCGACTACATGGAGCTGGTCGGACACGACTTCTACCTCTTCATCGACTCCGACACGAACCGCCCGAGCGTGGTCTACCGCCGGAAGGGCTGGGACTACGGCGTGATCGGCCTCGGCGACGAGGCCGACGAGCTCGCCGAGCAGGCCGCCGGCTGAGATCCGACCCCGGGCCCCGGAGCATCCGCTCCGGGGCCCTCCCCGTGCCCAGGCAGGGAGTCCGCCCAGGGCGGACGCGTCGCCCCGACCGCTCGCCGCCCGCCCCGGCTAGGCTGGTCGCGGTCCGCGCTCCGGCGCGCGACTCCTGTCTTCTACTTTTTTGGAGTACCCCGTGGCCTCTGTCCTCGAAAAGGTCCTTCGCGTCGGGGAGGGGCGGGTCATCCGTCGCCTCGAGAACTACGCGAAGGCCGTCAACGCCCTCGAAGAGGACTTCACGCACCTCAGCGACGAGGAGCTGAAGAACGAGACCGTCGAGCTGCGCGAGCGCTACTCGAACGGCGAGTCCCTCGACGACCTGCTGCCGGAGGCGTTCGCCGCCGTCCGCGAGGCCTCGCGCCGGACGCTCGGCCTCCGCCACTTCGACGTGCAGCTCATGGGCGGCGCCGCCCTGCACCTGGGCAACATCGCCGAGATGAAGACCGGAGAGGGCAAGACGCTCGTCGCGACCCTCCCGGCCTACCTCAACGCGATCGCCAGCCGCGGCGTGCACATCGTCACGGTCAACGACTTCCTCGCGTCGTACCAGTCCGAGCTGATGGGGCGCGTGTTCCGCGCCCTCGGCATGACGACCGGAGTGATCCTCTCGGGCCAGACCCCGGAGCAGCGCCGCGAGCAGTACGCGGCCGACATCACCTACGGCACGAACAACGAGTTCGGCTTCGACTACCTCCGCGACAACATGGCGTGGCAGGCGCAGGACATGGTCCAGCGCGGCCACTTCTACGCCATCGTCGACGAGGTCGACTCGATCCTCATCGACGAGGCCCGCACCCCGCTGATCATCTCCGGACCGGCGTCGGGCGAGGCGAACCGCTGGTTCGCGGAGTTCGCCAACCTCGCCAAGCGCCTCGACGAGGGCGAGGACTTCGAGGTCGACGAGAAGAAGCGCACCGTCGGCGTCCTCGAGCCCGGCATCGAGAAGGTCGAGGACTACCTCGGCATCGACAACCTCTACGAGTCGGCGAACACCCCGCTGATCTCGTTCCTCAACAACGCCATCAAGGCGCGCGCGCTGTTCAAGAAGGACAAGGACTACGTCGTGCTGAACGGCGAGGTCCTGATCGTCGACGAGCACACCGGCCGCATCCTGGCCGGACGCCGCTACAACGAGGGCATCCACCAGGCCATCGAGGCGAAGGAGGGCGTGCAGGTCAAGGCCGAGAACCAGACCCTGGCCACCGTCACGCTCCAGAACTACTTCCGCCTCTACGCGAAGCTCTCCGGCATGACCGGAACGGCCGAGACCGAGGCCGCCGAGTTCATGTCGACCTACAAGCTCGGCGTCGTCCCGATCCCGACGAACCGCAAGATGCAGCGGATCGACAACGCCGACCTCGTCTACAAGAACGAGCAGGTCAAGTTCGCCCAGGTCGTCGAGGACATCGCGGAGCGCCACGCGGCCGGGCAGCCGGTCCTCGTCGGCACGACCAGCGTCGAGAAGAGCGAGTACCTCTCGCGCCTGCTCGCCAAGAAG
This window harbors:
- the mtrB gene encoding MtrAB system histidine kinase MtrB produces the protein MRRWPRRVLGVWRTSLQFRAVAITVLLSGIAIGSTGVYLSYSISDNLFQSRLTQVTGDTSRATRAAQGYLDAATVSTRQDMEEVMSSVRTAVRDASSSALIAVVRSPDQEASSLAPQDIYNRELQNGVISDALRERVQAGSDGQYWQSVTLDASGQQQPGILVGSTLELPSSAGRYELYIGYSLADAERTLQFVQQVLNVAGILLILLIGAVSWVVVRIVVAPVRVAAETSQRLAAGDFDVRIPERGQDVIATLARSFNGMADSLQDRISELATLSQVQQRFVSDVSHELRTPLTTMKLAGDVLYDQREDFAPVAERTVELLHSQIDRFESLLADLLEISRHDAGSAELELEPVNLVKLAGDEIEAMRGIAEANGSRLTLSAPGGYFDADLDPRRIRRIVRNLLGNAIEHGDGREVVVTVDSNASAVALAVRDYGHGMSSEEVVRVFDRFWRADPSRRRTLGGTGLGLSIAQEDTALHHGWLQVWSVPDRGACFRLTVPRHRGERIEASPLPLPPVDAGEQAYSGPIVLPPLQAPPVGAAGVLP
- a CDS encoding LpqB family beta-propeller domain-containing protein, with amino-acid sequence MRRGVLRAVAAAALLALGLAGCAGIPRDGDVGVGRPDTAPQDLQYDFLPSGPAVGASQRDILTGFIDAASSPQNNYKIAREFLSTGADWTPGEHVTVDEGQRSASPQSGSTLSLTITPVAEVDATGVYTDVATTAGLTLDYGFVQENGEWRISAPPSGVVIDRTTFEQVFSTHALYFFDPGYQYLVPDLRWFASRADSSTSTTIVTELLRGPTPWLRDSAAVVSAFPTGTTLAAETVPVESQRAVVDLNPAALEADPAQWRLMALQLNRSLANVSNVTGVALSVEQNPIDVPSEVTGLPTSPRVDTRPLVLTDDAFGFLGSSGLAGLGISDRIEALQPRAAVLGEQRGADSDASAAVLTAAGVSLVEPDGADVLLDARSGLVAPTIDPLGYVWSVPSASPGQLVAYSADGSRSMQVATAWSEVESLASIAVSRDGTRMLALAQDGQQATVLVAGITRSRDGDPVAVGEPVVLRSTLGTAVAAAWTDELDVVSVVRGSTGEDAVTMNLLGGGATALGTTTGTVQIAAGNTSTQVRILAEGGELRQQRGSAWQTTATDIRLLATQTGMGS
- the raiA gene encoding ribosome-associated translation inhibitor RaiA, whose translation is MDIDITGRNIDITDRFRAYATEKSDKVAHLADRALALEIKASRHAEGKGSAGGDRVELTLIGKGPVVRAEASGADKYAAFDVAIGRLLERVRRAKDRKKVHRGQHRPTSLRDAAADDFSVVAIQPADAAVLEQLSTGVIPVQEAPEPVEDEVEEPYCPVVIRKKVFASVSMTVDDAVDYMELVGHDFYLFIDSDTNRPSVVYRRKGWDYGVIGLGDEADELAEQAAG